The Thermonema lapsum genome window below encodes:
- a CDS encoding NDR1/HIN1-like protein, protein MKYRPLIACVCVLLLAGCRSLRDMKNFSRCEFRLERIEAVQLAGQDITGLQSWKELNMLQAGNILRHAMQQKQLPLQLTFRLAVYNPNQARAALNRIDYELWLFGKKAATGSSGQRMEIEGGQTASFSMSIESDLWALFQGQDAKEVAEKGFRLRRADGKAGDEVALRLKPYIRIFNKQIAYPGYVHLP, encoded by the coding sequence ATGAAATACCGCCCTCTTATTGCTTGTGTTTGCGTGTTGTTACTTGCCGGTTGCCGCAGCCTGCGCGACATGAAAAACTTCTCCCGCTGTGAGTTTCGTTTGGAACGTATCGAAGCGGTTCAATTGGCAGGACAGGACATCACCGGCTTGCAAAGCTGGAAAGAGCTCAACATGCTTCAGGCCGGCAACATTTTGCGCCATGCCATGCAGCAAAAACAACTGCCTTTACAACTCACCTTCCGCCTGGCAGTGTATAACCCCAACCAAGCGCGCGCCGCACTCAACCGCATCGACTACGAACTGTGGTTGTTCGGTAAAAAGGCAGCTACAGGCAGCTCCGGACAACGCATGGAAATAGAAGGCGGACAAACGGCCTCTTTTTCCATGAGCATAGAAAGCGACTTGTGGGCACTATTCCAAGGGCAAGACGCGAAAGAAGTTGCAGAGAAAGGCTTTCGCTTGCGCCGTGCCGACGGCAAAGCAGGCGATGAGGTAGCGCTGCGCCTCAAGCCCTATATCCGTATTTTCAATAAACAGATTGCCTATCCCGGCTATGTGCACCTGCCTTAG
- a CDS encoding glycoside hydrolase family 3 N-terminal domain-containing protein — translation MIRIFGAFLLTLWIPTFFSPTHPAATEVQTKDRWVDSVMRSMSLRQKIGQLMMVAAYSNKDEQHVQVLETLVRDYDIGGVIFFQGGPVRQALITNRLQAIAKVPLWIAIDGEWGLGMRLDSTLSYPRQMTLGALRDDAYIYEMGKQIAEQCRRIGVHINFAPVVDINNNPANPVIGYRSFGENKYRVAAKGLAYARGMQEYGLIACAKHFPGHGDTDTDSHYALPVIQHSRLRLDTLELYPFKELILGGVKSMMVAHLYIPALDKSKRPTTLSRPVVTDLLRERLAYDGLLFTDALNMKGVSAYFKAGEIELMALEAGNDVLLFPQDVPQAVAYIEEAVKKGKLKEADLDVHVRRILSAKYDLGLRTPQRIETAGIEEDLHKPVYRALIEEAYQKALTLLRNEDDLLPVRHIELEEMASVSIGLPDGNEFQDYLDLYASFTHYAIGKEDKRNAYLYNQILANAERHSLFVVGIFDMNWRPKSTFGISPETLRFLKELQKKSKVVVAVFGSPYALAQLEDMEHLICAYEETPQTLRAVPQAIFGALAFEGRLPVSVGKFREGSGIITPKLQRLQYSEVPETAGLDSRVLRQVDALMQEAIKQQAMPGGQLLVARNGRVVWHKAYGHFTYFGERPVTLRDLYDIASVSKVAGTLYAIQFLYEQGFIDLRTPIKHYLPELAGNPKGEVTIYDLLLHQAGLKAFIPFWQRTLDASGQWLPHFYINSFSESYPIEVAARMYAHRSLPDSLKQWVIESEMLKKRQGKYPFVYSDLGFYLLKEIAEKQLNQPLDRFLSQNLYEPLGAYRLMYRPTLRYPKTLIAPTEDDLEFRKQMLQGHVHDPFAAMEGGVGGHAGLFANANDLAKVMQMYLQMGYYGGRRYLMPQTVTLFSARQERNNRRGLGWDKPPKGQLYSYISRYASPLSYGHSGFTGTVVWADPTYNLLIVFLSNRVHPTADNQKLVTGHVRRRVSDVVYSSLMEHAFLFATQQLEKLLEQDVQPRR, via the coding sequence ATGATTCGAATATTTGGAGCTTTCTTACTGACTTTATGGATACCAACCTTCTTTTCGCCCACTCACCCAGCTGCAACAGAAGTGCAAACCAAAGACCGCTGGGTCGACAGTGTCATGCGCAGCATGAGTTTGCGCCAGAAGATAGGGCAGCTGATGATGGTGGCGGCGTATTCGAATAAAGACGAGCAGCACGTGCAGGTATTGGAAACACTCGTGAGAGACTATGACATCGGTGGAGTGATATTTTTTCAAGGAGGTCCGGTGCGACAGGCGCTCATCACCAACCGGCTGCAGGCAATAGCCAAAGTGCCTTTGTGGATAGCCATCGATGGGGAGTGGGGACTGGGTATGCGCCTCGACAGTACCCTGTCGTATCCTCGACAGATGACCTTAGGTGCCCTGCGCGACGATGCTTATATCTACGAGATGGGCAAGCAAATTGCTGAGCAGTGTCGTCGTATAGGTGTTCATATCAACTTTGCGCCGGTAGTCGATATCAACAACAACCCCGCCAATCCGGTGATAGGCTATCGTTCTTTTGGGGAAAATAAATACCGAGTGGCAGCCAAAGGGCTGGCATATGCCCGTGGCATGCAGGAATACGGTTTGATAGCTTGTGCCAAGCATTTTCCCGGGCATGGCGACACCGACACCGACTCCCACTATGCGCTTCCAGTGATTCAACACAGCCGTCTGCGCCTCGATACCCTCGAGCTCTATCCCTTCAAGGAGCTGATTTTAGGCGGCGTCAAGAGTATGATGGTGGCACACCTCTACATTCCGGCTTTGGATAAGAGCAAGCGTCCTACTACTTTGTCTCGACCAGTGGTAACCGATTTGTTGCGTGAACGCCTTGCCTATGATGGTCTTTTGTTTACCGATGCCCTGAATATGAAAGGGGTAAGTGCTTATTTTAAAGCCGGTGAAATAGAACTGATGGCTTTGGAAGCCGGCAATGATGTGTTGCTCTTTCCACAGGATGTGCCCCAAGCAGTAGCCTACATAGAAGAAGCAGTGAAAAAGGGTAAGCTCAAAGAGGCAGACTTGGATGTGCATGTAAGGCGCATTTTGTCTGCCAAATATGATTTAGGACTTAGGACACCCCAGCGCATCGAGACAGCAGGTATAGAAGAAGACCTGCACAAGCCGGTGTATCGGGCATTGATAGAAGAAGCCTATCAAAAAGCCCTGACCCTGCTGCGCAACGAGGATGACTTGTTGCCTGTCCGTCATATAGAGCTCGAAGAGATGGCGTCGGTAAGCATAGGTCTGCCCGATGGTAATGAGTTTCAGGACTACCTCGACCTGTATGCCTCTTTCACTCATTATGCCATTGGCAAAGAAGACAAACGAAACGCTTACCTCTACAATCAAATTCTGGCAAATGCAGAGCGTCATTCTTTGTTTGTGGTAGGTATTTTTGATATGAACTGGCGCCCAAAGTCCACCTTTGGCATCAGTCCGGAGACCCTTCGCTTTCTGAAAGAACTGCAGAAAAAAAGCAAGGTAGTGGTGGCTGTATTTGGCAGCCCTTATGCTCTTGCGCAGCTGGAAGACATGGAGCACCTGATTTGCGCCTATGAAGAGACCCCCCAGACCTTGCGTGCCGTGCCACAAGCCATCTTTGGGGCGCTTGCCTTTGAAGGGCGTTTACCGGTGTCGGTAGGCAAATTCCGTGAGGGCAGCGGCATCATCACGCCCAAGCTGCAAAGGCTGCAATATTCAGAAGTGCCCGAAACTGCCGGCTTGGATAGCCGTGTACTGAGGCAAGTAGATGCCCTGATGCAAGAAGCCATAAAACAGCAAGCCATGCCGGGGGGGCAGTTGCTGGTAGCACGTAACGGGCGGGTGGTGTGGCATAAAGCCTACGGACACTTTACTTATTTCGGCGAGCGCCCCGTCACGCTGCGTGACCTCTACGACATCGCCTCGGTGTCGAAGGTGGCAGGCACTCTTTATGCCATACAGTTTCTTTATGAACAAGGCTTTATAGATTTGCGCACGCCCATCAAGCATTATCTGCCAGAGTTGGCAGGCAACCCCAAGGGGGAAGTAACTATTTATGATTTGCTGCTCCATCAGGCAGGGCTCAAAGCTTTTATTCCTTTTTGGCAACGTACGTTGGATGCCTCTGGTCAATGGCTGCCTCATTTCTATATCAATAGCTTTTCTGAAAGCTACCCCATAGAGGTAGCCGCCCGCATGTATGCTCATCGCTCGCTGCCCGACTCTTTGAAGCAATGGGTTATCGAGTCGGAAATGCTCAAAAAGCGACAAGGTAAGTATCCTTTTGTGTATAGTGACCTAGGTTTCTATCTGTTGAAGGAAATAGCAGAAAAGCAGTTGAACCAACCTTTAGACCGTTTTCTGTCTCAGAACTTGTATGAGCCGTTAGGCGCTTATCGTTTGATGTATCGCCCCACTTTGCGCTATCCTAAAACCTTGATTGCACCTACCGAAGACGACCTTGAGTTTCGTAAACAAATGCTGCAAGGGCACGTACATGACCCCTTTGCTGCCATGGAAGGGGGCGTAGGAGGGCATGCCGGGCTTTTTGCCAATGCCAATGACTTGGCAAAGGTGATGCAGATGTATTTGCAGATGGGCTATTATGGAGGGCGCCGCTATTTGATGCCGCAAACCGTTACTCTCTTTTCTGCACGGCAAGAGCGGAACAACCGCCGCGGTTTGGGATGGGACAAGCCCCCAAAAGGTCAATTGTATAGTTATATTTCGCGCTATGCCTCGCCTCTGTCTTATGGGCATTCGGGTTTTACGGGTACTGTGGTATGGGCAGACCCCACCTACAACCTGCTGATTGTTTTCCTTTCGAACCGGGTGCACCCTACTGCCGACAACCAAAAGTTGGTTACCGGGCATGTGCGGCGCCGAGTGTCAGATGTAGTGTACAGCTCGCTGATGGAGCATGCTTTTCTTTTTGCTACGCAGCAGTTGGAAAAGCTACTGGAGCAAGACGTTCAACCGCGCCGCTAA
- the mutL gene encoding DNA mismatch repair endonuclease MutL → MTDRIRLLPDNIANQIAAGEVVQRPASVVKELLENAIDAEATHIKLIVKDGGKSLIHVIDNGIGMSPNDARMSFERHATSKIKHADDLFRIRTMGFRGEALASIAAVAQVEMKTRLRDADLGTLLRIEGSELITQEEVICPEGTSIAVKNLFFNVPARRKFLKSNAVEMQHIFQEFYRVALAHPSIHFELHHNQVEVYNLHPGKLSRRIVDLFGKQYRQLLIPCKEETPTVKIHGYIGTPQQAKKTRGEQFFFVNKRFIKHGYLHHAVMQAYADTLLEGTYPFYCLFIDIDPEQVDVNVHPTKTEVKFEDERTLYAFMLTAVQRALATHHIKPSLDFEISINFPESLSDVRSLHNKKPSEPGSLASSRQSESQDFQSKQSKQASKDWKRLFEDFEAEQTLNIPLEGEELELFQKMQQREQEQQKSKVIKVSSRLNQIEDEEEEAKQALSPESQPVFQLHEQYLVSQVKSGLLLINIKAAKQRILYDRFLQQIRSGKRFAQQVLFPARISLPTADRTLLQEISPQLQQVGFELEFLQSGEVLVRSVPSDLQDEPQHILEFFLEQYKQMHNDFSLAQDEKVARTLAARAAHRLPKRLSQEEMQSMIAQLFASSNPNFSPYGERILVILDAQQIAAMFE, encoded by the coding sequence ATGACAGACCGTATTCGACTACTTCCGGACAACATAGCCAATCAAATAGCCGCTGGCGAGGTGGTGCAGCGCCCCGCCTCGGTGGTAAAAGAGCTGCTCGAAAACGCCATCGATGCCGAAGCCACACACATCAAGCTGATAGTAAAAGATGGGGGCAAATCGCTGATTCATGTCATTGACAACGGAATAGGTATGTCGCCCAATGATGCACGCATGAGCTTTGAACGGCATGCTACCTCCAAAATCAAACACGCCGATGACCTTTTCCGTATCCGCACGATGGGCTTTCGCGGCGAGGCGCTGGCTTCGATAGCTGCCGTTGCACAAGTAGAGATGAAAACGCGGCTGCGCGATGCCGACTTGGGCACCTTGCTGCGCATCGAGGGGTCGGAACTTATCACTCAAGAAGAAGTCATATGTCCGGAAGGCACCTCTATTGCGGTGAAGAATTTATTTTTTAATGTGCCTGCGCGACGCAAGTTCCTCAAGTCCAATGCCGTAGAGATGCAGCATATATTCCAAGAGTTTTATCGGGTGGCACTTGCCCACCCTTCCATCCATTTTGAGCTGCATCACAATCAAGTGGAAGTGTACAACCTGCATCCGGGCAAACTGAGTCGTCGCATCGTCGATTTATTTGGCAAACAGTATCGCCAACTGCTCATCCCCTGCAAAGAAGAAACGCCCACAGTAAAAATACACGGATACATAGGCACCCCCCAACAAGCCAAAAAGACACGCGGCGAACAATTCTTCTTTGTGAACAAACGCTTCATCAAGCATGGTTATTTGCATCATGCTGTGATGCAAGCCTATGCCGATACCCTCTTGGAAGGCACTTATCCGTTCTATTGTCTTTTTATTGATATAGACCCCGAGCAGGTGGATGTGAACGTACACCCCACCAAAACTGAGGTAAAATTTGAAGACGAGCGCACCTTGTATGCCTTCATGCTTACGGCTGTGCAACGAGCACTGGCAACCCACCATATCAAACCTTCGCTTGACTTTGAAATAAGCATCAACTTTCCGGAGTCGCTGTCCGACGTGCGCAGCCTCCACAACAAGAAACCAAGCGAGCCCGGCTCTTTGGCTTCGAGCAGGCAGAGCGAAAGCCAAGACTTTCAATCCAAACAATCGAAGCAAGCAAGCAAAGACTGGAAACGTCTGTTTGAGGATTTCGAAGCTGAACAAACCCTTAACATACCCTTAGAAGGCGAAGAACTGGAGCTGTTTCAAAAGATGCAGCAACGCGAGCAAGAGCAACAAAAAAGCAAGGTCATCAAGGTAAGCAGCCGGCTCAACCAAATAGAGGATGAGGAAGAAGAGGCTAAACAGGCATTAAGCCCCGAAAGCCAACCTGTGTTTCAATTGCATGAGCAATACTTGGTGTCTCAGGTCAAATCGGGCTTACTGCTCATCAACATCAAGGCAGCCAAACAACGCATTTTGTATGACCGCTTTTTGCAACAGATACGTTCAGGGAAGCGTTTTGCCCAACAGGTGCTTTTTCCGGCGCGTATCAGCCTGCCTACAGCCGACCGCACTTTATTGCAAGAAATAAGTCCCCAACTGCAGCAGGTGGGCTTCGAGCTGGAATTCTTGCAAAGTGGGGAGGTATTGGTGCGCAGTGTGCCTTCGGATTTGCAAGACGAGCCGCAGCATATCCTTGAGTTTTTTTTGGAACAATACAAGCAAATGCATAACGACTTCAGCTTAGCACAGGATGAAAAGGTAGCGCGTACCTTAGCCGCGCGAGCGGCACACCGCTTACCCAAGCGTTTGTCGCAAGAAGAAATGCAAAGTATGATTGCGCAGCTGTTTGCCTCCAGCAATCCCAACTTCTCGCCTTATGGCGAACGCATCTTGGTTATCCTCGATGCACAGCAAATCGCAGCTATGTTTGAATAA
- a CDS encoding S1C family serine protease yields MSNRIKNILFSPFAGGVAGALVVLLLFQWWNSPSKPEALIHQPDFSARPVAAAKGKVLDAEAFLEAANKAAPAIVHIKSRMRSSEAEEELFYSFHDRSLKIPRTTTGSGVLISKDGYLITNYHVVEGAYEIQILLWDQRYFEAEVIGTDPSTDLALLKIDADNLAFLPFGNSDQVQIGEWVLALGNPFDLSFTVTAGIISAKARNINIIREENGLQIESFLQTDAVVNPGNSGGALVNLRGELIGINTAIASQTGSYSGYSFAVPSNLVRKVAYDLLEYGEVQRAILGVQIQDLDIETARAYKLTHLNGVLVKAVNANSGAEEAGLKPGDIILKVDSLPIRNMSELQERIALHYPGETVQITFLRDGKKRSVTARLRNVKGGLALAKKVNNVHVFALGGEWESLSLEEMSRYELEGGARLLQLRPGPLFNAGLEKGFIVTELSINGKKIKIKDATQLAKLLRSAEAHRHVLYMEGIYPGGSRQYYPIEW; encoded by the coding sequence ATGAGTAACCGAATCAAAAATATTCTTTTTAGCCCTTTTGCCGGAGGTGTAGCGGGCGCTCTCGTGGTCTTGCTGCTCTTCCAGTGGTGGAATAGCCCTTCCAAGCCGGAGGCGTTGATTCATCAGCCCGACTTCTCGGCACGCCCGGTAGCTGCCGCCAAAGGGAAAGTCCTGGATGCAGAGGCTTTTTTGGAAGCAGCCAACAAGGCAGCCCCTGCCATCGTGCACATCAAATCGCGCATGCGCTCTTCTGAAGCCGAAGAAGAGCTTTTTTACAGCTTCCACGACCGTAGTTTGAAGATTCCGCGCACTACCACCGGCTCGGGTGTGCTTATTAGCAAAGATGGCTACCTTATCACCAACTATCACGTGGTGGAAGGAGCTTACGAAATACAGATTTTGCTATGGGACCAGCGTTATTTTGAAGCAGAAGTCATAGGCACTGACCCCAGCACCGACCTCGCGCTGCTGAAAATAGATGCCGACAATCTGGCTTTTTTACCTTTTGGCAACTCCGACCAAGTGCAAATAGGTGAATGGGTGTTGGCTCTGGGCAACCCTTTCGATTTGAGCTTCACGGTAACCGCCGGCATCATCAGTGCCAAAGCAAGAAACATCAACATCATACGTGAAGAAAACGGCTTGCAGATAGAGTCTTTCCTGCAAACCGATGCGGTGGTGAACCCCGGCAACAGTGGTGGGGCTTTGGTGAACCTGCGCGGCGAGCTGATTGGTATCAATACTGCCATTGCCAGCCAGACGGGCAGCTATTCGGGTTATTCCTTTGCCGTGCCTTCCAACTTGGTGCGAAAGGTAGCCTACGACCTGCTTGAATATGGCGAAGTGCAGCGAGCCATTTTGGGCGTGCAGATTCAAGACTTGGATATAGAAACCGCACGTGCCTACAAGCTCACGCACCTCAATGGCGTGCTGGTGAAGGCAGTCAATGCCAACAGTGGTGCCGAAGAAGCAGGCTTGAAGCCCGGCGACATTATTTTGAAAGTGGACAGCCTGCCCATACGCAATATGTCGGAGTTGCAGGAGCGCATTGCTTTGCATTATCCCGGTGAGACGGTGCAAATTACCTTTCTGCGCGATGGCAAGAAACGTAGCGTAACGGCTCGTCTGCGCAATGTAAAAGGCGGTTTAGCACTTGCCAAGAAAGTAAACAATGTGCATGTATTTGCATTAGGAGGTGAGTGGGAAAGCCTCAGTCTTGAGGAAATGAGCCGCTACGAGTTGGAAGGTGGTGCCCGCCTGCTGCAACTGCGTCCCGGTCCTTTGTTCAATGCTGGATTGGAGAAAGGCTTTATTGTAACGGAACTGAGCATCAACGGTAAAAAAATAAAAATAAAGGATGCCACCCAACTGGCGAAACTGCTGCGTAGTGCCGAGGCACACCGCCACGTGTTGTATATGGAGGGAATCTATCCGGGTGGAAGCCGACAATACTATCCCATTGAATGGTAG
- a CDS encoding DUF4290 domain-containing protein gives MFEYQQKKPLKLLEYGRNIQGLAEYLLTIEDRQKRTDYAHALVELMKDLLPNYGDGEDVYNKLWDDLFIMTDFRLDVDAPFPMPDPEQLNRRPDPVPYPQADLKYKHYGRNIERLIEMAKQLEDEEERKVTFGYIGSLMKMQSLAWNQDSVENAVIYQHLQEMVGSELPFSLEEVEALELFDNLSARNNKNRNSNGHSNGKQIKKKRKRR, from the coding sequence ATGTTCGAATATCAGCAAAAGAAACCTTTGAAGTTGCTCGAATATGGGCGCAACATACAAGGGCTGGCAGAATATCTGCTTACCATTGAAGACCGCCAAAAACGCACCGACTATGCCCATGCTTTGGTGGAGCTTATGAAAGATTTATTGCCCAACTATGGCGATGGCGAAGATGTGTACAACAAATTATGGGATGATTTGTTCATCATGACCGATTTCCGTTTAGATGTGGATGCGCCTTTTCCTATGCCCGACCCGGAACAGCTGAACCGACGCCCCGACCCGGTACCTTACCCTCAGGCAGACTTGAAATACAAACACTATGGGCGCAACATCGAACGCCTTATTGAAATGGCTAAGCAATTAGAAGACGAGGAAGAACGTAAAGTTACCTTTGGCTACATTGGTAGCCTCATGAAGATGCAAAGCCTTGCTTGGAATCAAGATAGCGTGGAGAATGCAGTCATATACCAGCATTTGCAAGAGATGGTCGGCAGCGAATTGCCTTTTTCATTGGAAGAAGTGGAAGCTTTAGAGCTTTTCGATAACCTGAGTGCGCGCAACAACAAAAACCGCAACAGCAACGGACATAGCAACGGAAAGCAAATCAAGAAAAAAAGAAAACGCCGCTAA
- a CDS encoding ATP-dependent helicase gives MEQYLATLNEPQRQAVEHIEGPLMVIAGAGSGKTRVLTLRIARLMELGVEPFQILALTFTNKAAGEMRERIERIVGTEARSLWMGTFHSVFAKILRIEGERLGYSRDFTIYDTDDSHSLIRSIVKELNLDDKLYRPAYVHGRISLLKNSLISYREYLSNPIFLAEDEAAQRPHMGTIYKMYQERCFKANAMDFDDLLFNTNILFRDHLDVLNKYQHRFQFIMVDEFQDTNLAQYWIIRKLANVHRNIGVVGDDAQSIYAFRGADIRNILNFQKDYSEAVVVRLEQNYRSTQVIVEAANEVIAHNQHQLPKRVWTSNPRGELIKVIEAWSDNEEARLVVDDLQEQKFKKQLSNKEIAILYRTNAQSRAFEEALRRAGIKYRIIGGISFYQRKEIKDILAYLRLALNPNDEEAFKRIVNFPKRGLGDVTVDKVLIVARTEGLGLWGALKQANRYLKGNTLSVLEEFTVMMEAFRLMIQERDAYEVATEVVRRSGLLKEYYEDKSVEGIVRYENIQEFLNGVQAFVQDPNREDKSLSAFLQEVALLTSADEADDDQEAVSLMTVHGAKGLEFRQVYVAGMEEELFPSYISSATLEDLEEERRLFYVAMTRAKERLTLSFARKRYIYGKLMERTPSRFLQEISPIYLDWRGTSPYNSRAYREESDTGLADAIRQYKQNQSAIKSATYRPPADFQPSDIHLVVEGARVEHKKFGYGTVLSLEGSGDEKKAVIDFEEVGQKTLLLKFAKLRVHTNK, from the coding sequence ATGGAGCAGTATTTAGCTACATTGAATGAACCCCAGCGGCAAGCCGTAGAGCATATAGAAGGTCCTTTGATGGTGATTGCAGGCGCAGGTTCAGGCAAAACACGGGTGCTTACCTTGCGTATTGCCCGCTTGATGGAACTGGGCGTAGAGCCTTTTCAAATCTTGGCACTTACATTTACCAACAAAGCAGCGGGCGAAATGCGCGAACGCATCGAGCGCATCGTGGGCACCGAAGCGCGCAGTTTGTGGATGGGTACCTTTCACTCGGTTTTTGCCAAGATTTTACGCATTGAAGGCGAGCGCTTGGGCTATAGTCGTGATTTCACCATTTACGATACCGATGATTCGCATTCGCTTATCAGAAGCATTGTCAAAGAGCTGAATCTGGATGACAAGCTGTATCGCCCGGCGTATGTGCATGGGCGGATATCGCTCCTAAAAAACAGCCTGATTTCTTACCGCGAGTATCTGTCAAATCCTATTTTTCTGGCAGAGGATGAAGCTGCTCAACGCCCACATATGGGCACTATTTACAAGATGTATCAAGAGCGTTGTTTCAAAGCCAACGCCATGGACTTTGACGACCTGCTATTCAATACTAACATCCTTTTTCGGGACCACCTCGACGTGCTAAACAAATACCAGCACCGTTTTCAGTTTATCATGGTGGATGAGTTTCAGGACACCAACTTGGCGCAGTATTGGATTATACGCAAGCTTGCCAACGTGCACCGCAACATAGGCGTGGTGGGCGATGACGCTCAGAGTATTTATGCCTTTCGTGGTGCCGACATACGCAATATTCTAAACTTCCAAAAGGACTATTCCGAAGCGGTGGTGGTGCGGCTCGAACAGAACTATCGCTCTACACAGGTGATAGTGGAGGCAGCCAATGAGGTGATTGCCCACAATCAACACCAACTACCCAAAAGAGTGTGGACAAGCAACCCCAGGGGAGAATTGATTAAGGTGATAGAAGCTTGGAGCGACAACGAAGAGGCTCGCTTGGTGGTCGATGACCTTCAAGAGCAGAAGTTTAAGAAACAGTTGTCCAACAAAGAAATTGCTATTTTGTATCGTACCAATGCGCAGTCGAGGGCTTTTGAGGAGGCTTTGCGTCGCGCTGGCATCAAATACCGCATCATAGGCGGCATATCGTTTTATCAGCGCAAGGAAATCAAAGACATTCTGGCTTACTTGCGACTGGCACTCAACCCCAACGACGAAGAGGCTTTCAAGCGTATTGTGAACTTTCCGAAGCGAGGCTTGGGCGATGTAACCGTCGATAAAGTGCTGATAGTTGCCCGCACCGAAGGTTTAGGACTGTGGGGGGCTTTGAAGCAAGCAAATCGCTATCTGAAAGGCAACACGCTCAGCGTCCTCGAAGAGTTTACTGTGATGATGGAAGCTTTCAGACTGATGATTCAAGAGCGGGATGCTTACGAGGTAGCCACCGAAGTCGTACGGCGCTCGGGCTTGCTCAAAGAGTATTATGAAGACAAGAGCGTGGAGGGCATCGTCCGTTATGAAAACATACAAGAATTTTTGAATGGGGTGCAGGCGTTTGTACAAGACCCCAACAGGGAAGACAAAAGCCTGAGTGCTTTTTTGCAAGAGGTGGCTTTGCTTACTTCGGCAGACGAGGCTGATGACGACCAAGAAGCTGTATCATTGATGACGGTCCACGGCGCCAAAGGATTGGAGTTCCGCCAAGTATATGTTGCCGGTATGGAAGAAGAGCTTTTCCCCTCTTACATTTCATCGGCTACATTAGAAGACCTCGAAGAGGAGCGGCGCTTGTTCTATGTAGCCATGACACGTGCAAAAGAACGGCTTACGCTTTCTTTTGCCAGAAAACGGTATATCTATGGCAAACTGATGGAACGGACGCCCAGCCGTTTCTTGCAAGAGATTTCACCGATATATCTTGATTGGCGAGGCACAAGCCCCTACAATTCTCGTGCATACAGAGAAGAGTCCGATACCGGCTTGGCGGACGCCATCCGTCAATACAAACAGAACCAAAGTGCCATCAAGAGCGCCACTTATCGCCCGCCGGCAGACTTTCAGCCCAGCGACATCCATTTGGTCGTTGAGGGCGCAAGAGTAGAGCATAAAAAATTTGGTTATGGCACGGTATTGAGTCTGGAAGGCAGCGGCGATGAAAAAAAAGCGGTTATCGACTTCGAAGAAGTCGGACAAAAGACGCTGCTGCTCAAGTTTGCCAAACTAAGAGTACATACCAACAAGTAA
- a CDS encoding WG repeat-containing protein produces the protein MTKHQLLLLLHLLFLPCLFISCSKRSLPQSESVGFYPYRQGEYWGFCDRKKQIRIPCRYDYVEPFCEGLAKVNYKGKWGFIDRQGQWVVPPQYELVSSFKDVYAVVTLNKLRGIIDRTGKVVVPIQYETVELFYEGRARVSRNGLWGFVDTQGKEVIPLIYEEVGPFCESMAPIRRKGLYGFINLKGKEVIPPQYDEVDLFREGLALVKKIYLLGLYQQKREMGHSATIRPCRQLS, from the coding sequence ATGACAAAGCATCAGTTGCTACTACTTCTGCATTTGCTTTTTCTTCCATGTCTGTTCATCAGTTGTTCCAAAAGAAGCCTCCCTCAAAGTGAAAGTGTAGGGTTTTATCCTTATCGCCAAGGCGAATATTGGGGCTTTTGCGACCGAAAAAAACAAATACGCATTCCCTGCCGCTACGATTACGTGGAGCCTTTCTGCGAAGGGCTTGCCAAAGTAAACTACAAGGGCAAATGGGGCTTCATCGACCGGCAAGGGCAATGGGTCGTCCCTCCACAATACGAGCTGGTGAGCTCTTTTAAGGATGTTTATGCCGTCGTTACCCTGAACAAACTGCGGGGCATCATTGACCGCACAGGCAAGGTAGTCGTGCCCATTCAATACGAAACTGTAGAGTTGTTTTACGAAGGACGCGCACGCGTATCACGCAATGGGCTGTGGGGATTTGTAGATACACAAGGCAAGGAAGTCATTCCTTTGATTTATGAAGAAGTGGGTCCTTTTTGCGAAAGTATGGCACCAATACGCCGCAAGGGACTTTACGGATTCATCAACCTGAAAGGGAAAGAGGTCATACCACCACAATACGACGAGGTAGACCTCTTCCGGGAAGGGCTGGCTCTGGTAAAAAAAATATACCTCCTTGGGCTTTATCAACAAAAAAGGGAAATGGGTCATTCCGCCACAATACGACCATGCCGGCAGCTTTCATGA